In one window of Cydia fagiglandana chromosome 1, ilCydFagi1.1, whole genome shotgun sequence DNA:
- the LOC134670709 gene encoding uncharacterized protein LOC134670709: MSAKQETFEAILKEARDCPDPQPPYLKKRPIICSYSITVVNGKRYFNGNSTVTSDTPFLNFSGRTYDVDDVGRRTLKFQIPHVTCRNIFVRAVLMYANITLDSKNCMLRKGIYHHEQMDLDKISHTMLTWHARGNIVHELQLVAGGSTVFCAEFLVTVQ; this comes from the exons ATGAGTGCAAAGCAG GAGACATTCGAAGCCATTTTGAAAGAAGCTCGAGACTGTCCAGACCCGCAACCGCCTTACCTCAAAAAGCGTCCCATCATATGCAGTTACTCCATAACTGTCGTGAACGGCAAGCGGTACTTTAATGGCAACAGTACCGTCACATCGGACACACCGTTTCtaaat TTCAGTGGGAGAACGTATGACGTGGACGACGTTGGTCGGCGAACGCTGAAGTTTCAAATTCCACACGTTACATGCCGGAACATTTTTGTTAGAGCCGTCCTTATGTACGCGAATATAACTCTGGACTCAAAAAATTGTATGTTGAGAAAA gGAATATACCATCACGAACAAATGGATTTGGACAAGATTTCACACACCATGCTGACTTGGCACGCTCGAGGCAACATCGTGCATGAGCTGCAGCTGGTTGCTGGAGGAAGCACTGTCTTCTGTGCCGAGTTCCTCGTTACAGTACAGtag